From one Peptoniphilaceae bacterium AMB_02 genomic stretch:
- the addA gene encoding helicase-exonuclease AddAB subunit AddA: MSEIKFTKQQHESIYSRGENLLISAAAGSGKTLVLVKRIISIMLEEKVDIDKMLIVTFTNAAANQMKEKIREEIEKLLEDQKENTPFLRRQLRRLSYANISTMHSFCIDLLRKNFQYLGIDPNFKIINTASEVVLKDRALADALELEYLQGNEDFKTFVEAYGGRKGERISEIIESLYLKIQSEINPIEWLNENVSNLNTDEIIETVIKYIGENLKTANEIIHEAIRIAEHPEGPINYLNALEDDLGLIERLLSFNGTGEYDNLINSLKNIVFTRLSSKKAQNEELKNKAKQLRDEAKKLLTELKDDFGSKNFDRIDEEVKLSQKYLTVINRIIINYHTKLEVLKSEKSSLSFSDVEHLSVQLLENEEIRSSIVSAIEYIFFDEYQDINPLQEHIIEQLKRDNNLFFVGDIKQSIYRFRLSDPGLFNARYRRYKSETADGRSIDLSQNFRSSPVILKYLNFLFSALMTDDLGEVDYKAEGQALVPGREDLIENGFVSVVINEDSKDENPNDINPNAEYVAKEIKHLVNDCGYEYKDIVILLRTVRNRIEKYEDILRNNSIPYFSDFINVSLNDPEVSIFIDMLRIINNYRDDMALISCLLSPMGGLDEDEIATIRMMDSNVEFTECVENYAVDIDDDISSKLHTFFEKLKRYRVELSKYKLSDFAYYLASDTGYISYLEAMFLGDQKIQNLMAFILRIEEFEDFSHSELSGFLNHVDRLLKSPSESLEPTQLLSGADNVVRIMSIHKSKGLEFPVVFIGDMERQLTLQELKDPFIVDKEMGIGTKVANLELGSIYSSTHRKLIQRKMYDEMKSEEMRLLYVASTRAEERLYMVGKVKDLEKYINKSITTPLNVNIKRSKSMLDWVSSIAFRDAVHQDEIIAFSDIEEETDYFVGDENKNKYKLELNRFGRLDTLQIKEEITIDNLPISELKREEYEELSKVFLFKYPNERMINTPFKKTVSEITAKNISKTDDTTDFPNYFIPERYEIMNKVPKLLMSEELVSRSQLGTLIHFIFQNISIKAHTIESVKDEIQRMFYIELLTENEAKLVDPNIFVKFFSSKLGKRTIMNSNTLKRETAFTMRFEDIFLDGQIDCYFIEDGEIVLFDYKSDSTISLSKYETQLGLYQEALEKATGLKVRERYIYWTSHGKATRL, from the coding sequence AAAATCTATTAATCTCTGCAGCAGCGGGATCAGGTAAAACTCTGGTTTTGGTAAAGAGGATTATCAGCATAATGCTTGAAGAAAAAGTAGATATTGACAAAATGTTGATAGTTACTTTTACCAATGCAGCTGCAAATCAGATGAAGGAAAAGATTAGGGAAGAAATTGAAAAGCTCCTTGAAGATCAAAAAGAAAATACACCTTTTTTACGAAGACAATTAAGAAGATTAAGTTATGCGAATATATCGACTATGCATTCTTTTTGCATAGATTTATTAAGGAAAAACTTTCAATACCTGGGAATAGATCCTAATTTTAAAATAATCAATACTGCATCGGAAGTAGTATTGAAAGACAGAGCACTGGCTGATGCACTTGAGCTTGAATACTTGCAAGGAAATGAAGATTTCAAGACATTTGTTGAAGCATACGGAGGGAGAAAAGGAGAGAGGATTTCAGAAATTATTGAGTCGCTCTACCTAAAGATACAATCTGAAATAAATCCTATAGAGTGGTTAAATGAAAATGTAAGCAATTTAAATACTGACGAGATTATTGAAACGGTAATTAAATATATTGGAGAGAATCTAAAAACAGCTAATGAAATAATCCACGAAGCAATTCGTATCGCTGAACACCCCGAGGGGCCTATTAATTATTTAAATGCACTAGAGGATGATTTAGGGCTTATAGAAAGACTTTTAAGCTTCAATGGAACAGGTGAATACGATAATCTGATTAATAGTCTGAAAAATATTGTTTTTACTAGACTAAGTTCGAAGAAGGCTCAAAACGAAGAATTAAAAAACAAGGCTAAACAATTAAGAGATGAAGCAAAGAAGCTTTTGACAGAACTCAAAGATGATTTCGGTTCAAAGAACTTTGACAGAATTGACGAAGAAGTTAAATTATCACAAAAATATTTGACGGTAATAAATAGAATAATTATAAACTACCACACTAAACTCGAAGTGCTTAAATCGGAGAAATCAAGTCTTAGCTTTTCTGATGTGGAGCACTTAAGCGTTCAGTTATTGGAAAATGAAGAAATCAGGAGTAGTATAGTTTCTGCTATAGAGTATATTTTCTTTGATGAATATCAGGATATTAATCCTCTACAGGAGCATATTATAGAGCAGCTAAAACGTGATAACAATCTATTTTTCGTAGGCGATATCAAGCAGTCCATATATAGATTTAGATTGTCAGATCCGGGACTTTTTAATGCGAGATATAGAAGGTATAAATCAGAGACTGCAGATGGCAGATCTATAGATTTATCTCAAAATTTCAGATCCAGTCCGGTGATTTTAAAATACCTTAATTTTCTCTTTAGCGCTCTTATGACTGATGATCTTGGAGAAGTTGATTATAAGGCTGAAGGTCAGGCTTTGGTTCCCGGTCGTGAAGATTTGATAGAAAACGGATTTGTGTCTGTGGTTATAAATGAAGATTCCAAGGATGAAAATCCCAATGATATAAATCCGAATGCAGAATATGTAGCCAAAGAGATTAAACATTTAGTTAATGATTGTGGGTACGAATATAAAGATATAGTCATACTGCTTAGAACTGTAAGAAATAGAATCGAAAAGTATGAGGATATACTACGTAATAACTCAATTCCATATTTTTCAGATTTTATAAATGTTAGTTTAAATGATCCGGAAGTAAGTATTTTTATAGATATGCTTAGAATAATAAACAATTACAGAGATGATATGGCGTTGATATCATGCCTCCTAAGTCCAATGGGTGGTCTAGATGAGGATGAAATTGCAACTATAAGAATGATGGATTCTAATGTAGAATTTACTGAATGTGTCGAGAATTATGCTGTTGATATAGACGATGACATATCTTCAAAACTGCATACTTTTTTCGAAAAACTGAAAAGGTATAGAGTAGAACTCAGTAAATACAAACTTTCCGATTTCGCTTACTATTTAGCATCTGATACAGGATATATTTCTTATCTGGAAGCTATGTTCTTGGGGGATCAAAAGATTCAGAATTTAATGGCTTTTATACTTAGAATTGAAGAGTTTGAAGATTTTTCGCACTCTGAACTATCCGGCTTTTTAAATCATGTGGACAGACTTTTAAAATCTCCTTCAGAATCTCTTGAACCTACTCAGCTTTTATCCGGTGCTGATAATGTAGTTAGAATCATGTCTATTCATAAAAGCAAAGGTTTGGAGTTTCCCGTAGTATTTATAGGAGATATGGAAAGACAATTGACTCTGCAGGAACTTAAAGATCCATTTATAGTAGACAAAGAAATGGGTATAGGGACAAAGGTTGCAAATCTGGAACTCGGATCAATTTATTCCTCAACCCATAGAAAACTCATTCAAAGAAAAATGTATGATGAGATGAAATCTGAAGAGATGAGACTTTTATATGTGGCAAGTACGAGAGCTGAAGAAAGATTGTACATGGTTGGAAAAGTTAAAGATCTTGAGAAGTATATAAATAAAAGTATTACAACACCATTAAATGTCAATATCAAGAGGTCCAAATCCATGTTGGACTGGGTTTCATCGATTGCCTTTAGGGATGCTGTACATCAAGACGAAATAATTGCGTTTTCCGATATAGAAGAGGAAACTGATTATTTTGTAGGGGATGAGAACAAGAATAAGTACAAACTTGAATTAAACCGATTTGGTAGATTAGATACTCTTCAGATAAAAGAAGAAATTACAATCGATAATCTTCCGATAAGTGAACTGAAAAGAGAAGAGTATGAGGAGTTAAGTAAAGTTTTCTTGTTCAAATATCCAAATGAGAGAATGATAAATACACCTTTCAAAAAGACGGTTTCTGAAATAACGGCGAAAAACATAAGTAAAACCGACGATACTACTGATTTTCCAAATTATTTTATACCCGAACGTTATGAGATAATGAATAAGGTTCCCAAACTGCTTATGTCTGAAGAACTCGTTTCGAGATCTCAGTTGGGGACTCTAATACATTTCATATTTCAGAATATATCGATTAAAGCTCATACAATAGAATCCGTAAAAGATGAAATTCAAAGGATGTTTTATATTGAACTGTTAACTGAGAATGAAGCTAAGCTGGTAGATCCTAATATATTTGTTAAGTTTTTCAGTTCAAAACTTGGGAAAAGAACCATAATGAACTCGAATACTTTAAAAAGAGAAACTGCTTTCACGATGAGATTTGAGGATATCTTTTTAGATGGTCAAATAGATTGTTATTTCATCGAAGATGGCGAAATAGTCTTATTTGATTATAAGTCGGATAGTACGATTTCGTTGTCAAAATACGAAACTCAGCTGGGTCTCTACCAAGAAGCCTTGGAGAAGGCAACGGGACTAAAGGTTAGAGAAAGGTATATTTATTGGACTTCTCACGGAAAAGCTACAAGATTATAA
- the thiT gene encoding energy-coupled thiamine transporter ThiT, whose amino-acid sequence MNKKTRLRMIVEGGIMIALASVLSMVRLYKMPQGGSVTAASMMPIMLFAMRWGVPKGVLVGTLYGILQFIFEPYMVSPIQMLLDYPIAFGVLGLAGIVRYSLKNNKQRVQWVVSGCALGMFLRTVSHVISGAIFFKKYAGVMNPWLYSIQYNASYMLVELVMTSIIIYFIWQPIEKAAPAVDK is encoded by the coding sequence ATGAATAAAAAAACAAGGCTTAGAATGATAGTTGAAGGAGGTATTATGATTGCGCTGGCATCGGTATTGAGCATGGTAAGACTATACAAAATGCCGCAAGGCGGTTCTGTAACAGCAGCTTCCATGATGCCTATAATGTTGTTTGCAATGAGATGGGGAGTTCCTAAGGGAGTTTTAGTCGGAACTTTATATGGTATTTTACAATTTATTTTTGAACCATATATGGTCTCACCGATACAAATGCTCTTAGATTATCCTATAGCTTTTGGTGTTTTGGGACTGGCAGGAATTGTTAGATACTCACTTAAAAACAATAAACAAAGAGTACAATGGGTTGTTTCCGGCTGTGCACTTGGGATGTTCTTAAGAACAGTATCACATGTCATATCGGGAGCTATCTTTTTTAAAAAATATGCGGGAGTAATGAATCCCTGGCTGTATTCAATTCAGTATAATGCATCATATATGCTAGTCGAATTAGTTATGACTTCGATTATTATATATTTTATTTGGCAGCCGATAGAAAAAGCGGCTCCTGCTGTTGATAAATAA
- a CDS encoding cell wall-binding repeat-containing protein: MKRKLIVLFLLFSFLLNTVAFADKEIPITRVSGSNRFETAANISKKTFEKSEYVFLANGYNYVDALAASSLAAQLKAPILLTDKNELPKVTIQEMERLSVSKVIILGGTSTISSSIENSISSMGYEVSRIGGVDRYNTSELIFEELVKHTEIFDCMITTNEIDALASSVVRGDNIPLIMINKYSPSKFAIDLKLNKIVIGGELQIDSNLYSKLNASKRISGSNRYETAMQLAEGIQTDTAIIVNSTNLVDAFTASSFAVANKYPILLSAQDKIDKKTKKYIEDKKYNNLILIGGENMLSSNLLLENKPERVPKNNKIKRNSSGRFDIDYAYFGGFNSNGTEWWFKHPTSYYNGTKATIEDYRRVVVDKHNALWQAPETGKKTVYLTFDEGYEYNNNTAKLLDIAKEKGVKFTFFLTDAYLNQSPEVVKRMAKEGHLVGNHSMRHDKGSVLANVSVESVIDEYNLLEVKYEQLTGMKMSKYMRPPYGDYSEKYLAILDELGYVPVFWSFGYHDWDIHNQPGHAFALDSILKQIHDGSILLLHTVSNTNIEIMPKLIDEIKAKGYAIETIDKIDLKNK, from the coding sequence ATGAAAAGAAAACTGATTGTTTTATTTCTACTGTTTTCATTCTTATTAAATACTGTTGCATTTGCAGATAAGGAAATCCCAATAACAAGAGTCTCAGGCAGCAATAGATTTGAAACGGCAGCAAATATAAGTAAAAAGACTTTTGAAAAGTCAGAATATGTATTTTTGGCCAATGGTTACAATTATGTGGATGCATTGGCAGCATCGAGTTTAGCAGCTCAGCTAAAAGCACCTATACTTTTAACTGATAAAAATGAATTACCCAAAGTTACCATCCAAGAAATGGAAAGACTTAGTGTCAGTAAGGTAATAATACTGGGCGGTACGAGTACGATTTCTTCATCAATTGAAAACAGCATAAGCTCAATGGGTTATGAAGTATCCAGAATCGGTGGTGTAGACAGATACAATACATCTGAACTGATTTTTGAAGAGTTGGTTAAGCATACCGAAATTTTCGATTGTATGATAACTACAAATGAAATAGATGCTCTTGCATCAAGTGTAGTCAGAGGGGATAATATCCCACTTATAATGATAAATAAATACTCTCCATCTAAATTTGCTATTGACCTGAAACTCAACAAGATAGTTATAGGTGGGGAACTTCAAATTGATAGTAATCTATACTCAAAACTAAATGCTTCAAAAAGGATAAGTGGTTCTAACAGATACGAAACAGCCATGCAGTTAGCTGAAGGTATTCAAACTGATACTGCAATTATAGTTAATTCTACGAATTTAGTAGATGCTTTTACAGCTTCATCATTTGCAGTTGCAAATAAATATCCGATACTGTTAAGTGCTCAGGATAAAATAGATAAAAAGACAAAGAAATATATTGAAGACAAGAAATACAATAATCTCATCTTAATTGGTGGAGAAAATATGTTAAGTAGTAATCTACTACTTGAAAACAAACCTGAAAGAGTTCCAAAAAACAATAAGATAAAAAGAAACTCAAGTGGACGATTTGATATAGATTATGCTTATTTCGGAGGTTTTAACTCAAATGGTACCGAATGGTGGTTTAAACATCCTACATCCTACTATAACGGAACCAAGGCAACTATTGAAGATTATAGAAGAGTTGTTGTAGATAAGCATAATGCACTTTGGCAGGCGCCTGAAACCGGTAAAAAGACAGTATATCTTACCTTTGATGAAGGTTATGAGTACAATAATAATACTGCCAAGCTCTTAGATATTGCAAAAGAAAAAGGCGTAAAATTCACTTTCTTCCTGACCGATGCTTATTTAAATCAAAGTCCTGAGGTAGTTAAAAGAATGGCCAAAGAAGGACATTTGGTCGGCAATCACTCCATGAGACATGACAAAGGTTCAGTTTTAGCCAATGTCTCAGTGGAATCAGTAATCGATGAGTACAATCTTCTAGAAGTTAAATATGAGCAACTAACCGGAATGAAAATGAGTAAATACATGAGACCGCCTTATGGCGATTATTCTGAAAAATACCTAGCAATCCTAGATGAATTGGGATATGTACCTGTATTTTGGAGTTTTGGTTATCATGATTGGGATATACATAATCAGCCTGGTCATGCATTTGCTCTTGATAGCATACTTAAACAAATACACGATGGTTCTATTTTATTACTTCATACGGTTTCAAACACAAATATTGAAATAATGCCAAAACTTATCGATGAAATAAAAGCTAAAGGTTATG